Proteins from one Oncorhynchus masou masou isolate Uvic2021 chromosome 12, UVic_Omas_1.1, whole genome shotgun sequence genomic window:
- the LOC135550154 gene encoding T-cell differentiation antigen CD6-like isoform X1, with the protein MNLVKLILILQTLQSCQAYKDDSSQTGKNASQSELNKNQTEPYITQQSNACSWSPRILRDEIWTSVTFTAESRDQVAHQICMELGCGGVYSLNETSAPPNSTCLTNCTYHEYHLQNCSHVVRINCTMVSDVVCEHQAVRLAGGEHRCAGRVELWRAGQQWGTVCDDEWDLRDADVVCAQLGCGYALSVTGQGGAFPRGKDAIYLDELKCTGKEENLWQCPASDESHDCGHKEDAGVVCSELKAVRLTGGVDRCSGKVEIHRNGSWGTVCDTCWGKEEASMVCSMLGCGEPVHFLAFIPPFTHNDSTLWYYQCFPNHTDLWQCKEYANKTTLCADSKAAGLICSGSHGRYLPVTTEATTTVLSRRPGPVTTASVSNDGFPFSMSLELLGCISLSFLLLMALVTNALLCCHYRRRDALLVQHRHANLQTPTEHDNDYRDSVNLIKVTTSSPTENYVPSNPRYQWTQSSVDSTSVDTDYEQCDLSTEAAVHMTTFQNSIRYKQDTRNPFMRVTALDSLSEEAHAGDNHTVFIGGIVDQDPGCNIGPPSVDSFDSSSTSSEECYENTGKDVENLMISEGMDPWQPPVTHNGNNHLIPSRNPDQTHSHDQGVADGNSGDYEEGHLNSPDPNQSSSEGDYDDIANYLDSNLEQGY; encoded by the exons ATGAATTTGGTGAAACTCATTTTAATCCTCCAAACGCTTCAATCTTGTCAAG CATATAAAGATGACTCCTCTCAAACTGGAAAAAATGCATCACAATCAGAGCTTAATAAGAATCAAA CTGAGCCCTATATAACTCAACAATCCAATGCATGCTCCTggagtcccaggatccttagagATGAGATATGGACTTCAGTCACATTCACTGCAGAGTCCAGAGACCAAGTAGCCCATCAGATCTGTATGGAACTTGGCTGTGGTGGAGTCTACAGTCTTAATGAGACCAGCGCACCACCCAACAGTACCTGCCTCACAAACTGCACCTACCATGAATATCATCTTCAGAACTGTTCCCATGTTGTGAGGATTAATTGCACAATGGTGTCCGATGTCGTTTGTG AGCATCAGGCTGTGAGGCTGGCTGGAGGCGAGCACCGCTGTGCTGGACGTGTAGAGCTGTGGAGAGCGGGGCAGCAGTGGGGCACGGTGTGTGACGATGAGTGGGACTTGAGGGACGCTGATGTGGTATGTGCCCAGCTTGGCTGCGGGTATGCTTTGAGTGTGACAGGGCAGGGTGGTGCCTTCCCTCGGGGCAAGGATGCCATCTACCTGGATGAGCTGAAATGTACTGGCAAAGAGGAAAACCTGTGGCAGTGCCCAGCGTCAGATGAAAGCCATGACTGTGGGCACAAGGAGGATGCTGGGGTGGTATGCTCAG AGCTGAAGGCAGTGAGGCTGACCGGAGGTGTGGACCGCTGTTCTGGTAAAGTGGAGATCCACCGTAATGGATCATGGGGGACAGTGTGTGATACCTGCTGGGGGAAGGAGGAAGCCTCAATGGTGTGTTCCATGTTGGGCTGTGGGGAGCCAGTTCATTTTCTAGCTTTCATACCCCCTTTCACTCACAATGATAGTACCCTGTGGTACTACCAATGCTTTCCAAATCACACAGACCTTTGGCAGTGTAAGGAGTATGCCAACAAGACAACATTGTGCGCTGACTCTAAAGCGGCTGGACTTATTTGTAGTG GATCACATGGACGATATCTTCCAGTTACAACAGAAGCAACTACAACAGTATTAAGCAGGAGGCCAG GCCCAGTGACTACAGCCAGTGTTTCAAATGATGGCTTCCCATTCTCCATGTCCCTAGAGCTGCTGGGGTGTATCTCCCTTTCCTTCCTTTTGCTCATGGCTCTGGTCACAAACGCTCTGCTTTGCTgccactacaggaggagagatg CTCTCTTAGTCCAGCACCGACATGCTAACCTGCAAACGCCAACTGAGCATGACAACGACTACCGGGACTCTGTGAATCTCATCAAAGTCACAACCAGCAGCCCAACAGAAAATTATG TCCCATCAAATCCCAGATATCAGTGGACCCAGAGTAGTGTGGACAGCACCTCAGTGGATACAGACTATGAGCAGTGTGATCTAAGCACCGAGGCAGCTGTGCATATGACCACCTTTCAGA ATTCTATACGATACAAACAAGATACCAGGAACCCTTTTATGAGGGTTACAGCTCTGGACAGTCTATCTGAGGAAG CACATGCAGGAGACAACCATACCGTTTTCATAGGAGGCATTGTTGACCAAGATCCAGGATGCAATATAGggcccccaagtg TGGACTCCTTCGATTCTTCCAGCACCTCCTCCGAGGAATGCTATGAAAACACAGGCAAAGATGTAGAGAATCTAATGATATCAG aAGGAATGGATCCATGGCAACCTCCAGTTACCCACAATGGAAATAACCACCTGATACCTTCAAGGAACCCTGATCAAACCCATTCACATGACCAGG gagtggctgatgggaaCAGTGGTGATTATGAGGAGGGCCACCTGAACTCTCCTGACCCCAACCAGTCCTCCTCAGAGGGTGACTATGATGACATCGCTAACTATCTGGACTCAAACCTAGAGCAAGGCTACTGA
- the LOC135550154 gene encoding T-cell differentiation antigen CD6-like isoform X4: protein MNLVKLILILQTLQSCQAYKDDSSQTGKNASQSELNKNQTEPYITQQSNACSWSPRILRDEIWTSVTFTAESRDQVAHQICMELGCGGVYSLNETSAPPNSTCLTNCTYHEYHLQNCSHVVRINCTMVSDVVCEHQAVRLAGGEHRCAGRVELWRAGQQWGTVCDDEWDLRDADVVCAQLGCGYALSVTGQGGAFPRGKDAIYLDELKCTGKEENLWQCPASDESHDCGHKEDAGVVCSELKAVRLTGGVDRCSGKVEIHRNGSWGTVCDTCWGKEEASMVCSMLGCGEPVHFLAFIPPFTHNDSTLWYYQCFPNHTDLWQCKEYANKTTLCADSKAAGLICSGSHGRYLPVTTEATTTVLSRRPGPVTTASVSNDGFPFSMSLELLGCISLSFLLLMALVTNALLCCHYRRRDALLVQHRHANLQTPTEHDNDYRDSVNLIKVTTSSPTENYVPSNPRYQWTQSSVDSTSVDTDYEQCDLSTEAAVHMTTFQNSIRYKQDTRNPFMRVTALDSLSEEVDSFDSSSTSSEECYENTGKDVENLMISEGMDPWQPPVTHNGNNHLIPSRNPDQTHSHDQGVADGNSGDYEEGHLNSPDPNQSSSEGDYDDIANYLDSNLEQGY, encoded by the exons ATGAATTTGGTGAAACTCATTTTAATCCTCCAAACGCTTCAATCTTGTCAAG CATATAAAGATGACTCCTCTCAAACTGGAAAAAATGCATCACAATCAGAGCTTAATAAGAATCAAA CTGAGCCCTATATAACTCAACAATCCAATGCATGCTCCTggagtcccaggatccttagagATGAGATATGGACTTCAGTCACATTCACTGCAGAGTCCAGAGACCAAGTAGCCCATCAGATCTGTATGGAACTTGGCTGTGGTGGAGTCTACAGTCTTAATGAGACCAGCGCACCACCCAACAGTACCTGCCTCACAAACTGCACCTACCATGAATATCATCTTCAGAACTGTTCCCATGTTGTGAGGATTAATTGCACAATGGTGTCCGATGTCGTTTGTG AGCATCAGGCTGTGAGGCTGGCTGGAGGCGAGCACCGCTGTGCTGGACGTGTAGAGCTGTGGAGAGCGGGGCAGCAGTGGGGCACGGTGTGTGACGATGAGTGGGACTTGAGGGACGCTGATGTGGTATGTGCCCAGCTTGGCTGCGGGTATGCTTTGAGTGTGACAGGGCAGGGTGGTGCCTTCCCTCGGGGCAAGGATGCCATCTACCTGGATGAGCTGAAATGTACTGGCAAAGAGGAAAACCTGTGGCAGTGCCCAGCGTCAGATGAAAGCCATGACTGTGGGCACAAGGAGGATGCTGGGGTGGTATGCTCAG AGCTGAAGGCAGTGAGGCTGACCGGAGGTGTGGACCGCTGTTCTGGTAAAGTGGAGATCCACCGTAATGGATCATGGGGGACAGTGTGTGATACCTGCTGGGGGAAGGAGGAAGCCTCAATGGTGTGTTCCATGTTGGGCTGTGGGGAGCCAGTTCATTTTCTAGCTTTCATACCCCCTTTCACTCACAATGATAGTACCCTGTGGTACTACCAATGCTTTCCAAATCACACAGACCTTTGGCAGTGTAAGGAGTATGCCAACAAGACAACATTGTGCGCTGACTCTAAAGCGGCTGGACTTATTTGTAGTG GATCACATGGACGATATCTTCCAGTTACAACAGAAGCAACTACAACAGTATTAAGCAGGAGGCCAG GCCCAGTGACTACAGCCAGTGTTTCAAATGATGGCTTCCCATTCTCCATGTCCCTAGAGCTGCTGGGGTGTATCTCCCTTTCCTTCCTTTTGCTCATGGCTCTGGTCACAAACGCTCTGCTTTGCTgccactacaggaggagagatg CTCTCTTAGTCCAGCACCGACATGCTAACCTGCAAACGCCAACTGAGCATGACAACGACTACCGGGACTCTGTGAATCTCATCAAAGTCACAACCAGCAGCCCAACAGAAAATTATG TCCCATCAAATCCCAGATATCAGTGGACCCAGAGTAGTGTGGACAGCACCTCAGTGGATACAGACTATGAGCAGTGTGATCTAAGCACCGAGGCAGCTGTGCATATGACCACCTTTCAGA ATTCTATACGATACAAACAAGATACCAGGAACCCTTTTATGAGGGTTACAGCTCTGGACAGTCTATCTGAGGAAG TGGACTCCTTCGATTCTTCCAGCACCTCCTCCGAGGAATGCTATGAAAACACAGGCAAAGATGTAGAGAATCTAATGATATCAG aAGGAATGGATCCATGGCAACCTCCAGTTACCCACAATGGAAATAACCACCTGATACCTTCAAGGAACCCTGATCAAACCCATTCACATGACCAGG gagtggctgatgggaaCAGTGGTGATTATGAGGAGGGCCACCTGAACTCTCCTGACCCCAACCAGTCCTCCTCAGAGGGTGACTATGATGACATCGCTAACTATCTGGACTCAAACCTAGAGCAAGGCTACTGA
- the LOC135550154 gene encoding T-cell differentiation antigen CD6-like isoform X3, with protein MNLVKLILILQTLQSCQAEPYITQQSNACSWSPRILRDEIWTSVTFTAESRDQVAHQICMELGCGGVYSLNETSAPPNSTCLTNCTYHEYHLQNCSHVVRINCTMVSDVVCEHQAVRLAGGEHRCAGRVELWRAGQQWGTVCDDEWDLRDADVVCAQLGCGYALSVTGQGGAFPRGKDAIYLDELKCTGKEENLWQCPASDESHDCGHKEDAGVVCSELKAVRLTGGVDRCSGKVEIHRNGSWGTVCDTCWGKEEASMVCSMLGCGEPVHFLAFIPPFTHNDSTLWYYQCFPNHTDLWQCKEYANKTTLCADSKAAGLICSGSHGRYLPVTTEATTTVLSRRPGPVTTASVSNDGFPFSMSLELLGCISLSFLLLMALVTNALLCCHYRRRDALLVQHRHANLQTPTEHDNDYRDSVNLIKVTTSSPTENYVPSNPRYQWTQSSVDSTSVDTDYEQCDLSTEAAVHMTTFQNSIRYKQDTRNPFMRVTALDSLSEEAHAGDNHTVFIGGIVDQDPGCNIGPPSVDSFDSSSTSSEECYENTGKDVENLMISEGMDPWQPPVTHNGNNHLIPSRNPDQTHSHDQGVADGNSGDYEEGHLNSPDPNQSSSEGDYDDIANYLDSNLEQGY; from the exons ATGAATTTGGTGAAACTCATTTTAATCCTCCAAACGCTTCAATCTTGTCAAG CTGAGCCCTATATAACTCAACAATCCAATGCATGCTCCTggagtcccaggatccttagagATGAGATATGGACTTCAGTCACATTCACTGCAGAGTCCAGAGACCAAGTAGCCCATCAGATCTGTATGGAACTTGGCTGTGGTGGAGTCTACAGTCTTAATGAGACCAGCGCACCACCCAACAGTACCTGCCTCACAAACTGCACCTACCATGAATATCATCTTCAGAACTGTTCCCATGTTGTGAGGATTAATTGCACAATGGTGTCCGATGTCGTTTGTG AGCATCAGGCTGTGAGGCTGGCTGGAGGCGAGCACCGCTGTGCTGGACGTGTAGAGCTGTGGAGAGCGGGGCAGCAGTGGGGCACGGTGTGTGACGATGAGTGGGACTTGAGGGACGCTGATGTGGTATGTGCCCAGCTTGGCTGCGGGTATGCTTTGAGTGTGACAGGGCAGGGTGGTGCCTTCCCTCGGGGCAAGGATGCCATCTACCTGGATGAGCTGAAATGTACTGGCAAAGAGGAAAACCTGTGGCAGTGCCCAGCGTCAGATGAAAGCCATGACTGTGGGCACAAGGAGGATGCTGGGGTGGTATGCTCAG AGCTGAAGGCAGTGAGGCTGACCGGAGGTGTGGACCGCTGTTCTGGTAAAGTGGAGATCCACCGTAATGGATCATGGGGGACAGTGTGTGATACCTGCTGGGGGAAGGAGGAAGCCTCAATGGTGTGTTCCATGTTGGGCTGTGGGGAGCCAGTTCATTTTCTAGCTTTCATACCCCCTTTCACTCACAATGATAGTACCCTGTGGTACTACCAATGCTTTCCAAATCACACAGACCTTTGGCAGTGTAAGGAGTATGCCAACAAGACAACATTGTGCGCTGACTCTAAAGCGGCTGGACTTATTTGTAGTG GATCACATGGACGATATCTTCCAGTTACAACAGAAGCAACTACAACAGTATTAAGCAGGAGGCCAG GCCCAGTGACTACAGCCAGTGTTTCAAATGATGGCTTCCCATTCTCCATGTCCCTAGAGCTGCTGGGGTGTATCTCCCTTTCCTTCCTTTTGCTCATGGCTCTGGTCACAAACGCTCTGCTTTGCTgccactacaggaggagagatg CTCTCTTAGTCCAGCACCGACATGCTAACCTGCAAACGCCAACTGAGCATGACAACGACTACCGGGACTCTGTGAATCTCATCAAAGTCACAACCAGCAGCCCAACAGAAAATTATG TCCCATCAAATCCCAGATATCAGTGGACCCAGAGTAGTGTGGACAGCACCTCAGTGGATACAGACTATGAGCAGTGTGATCTAAGCACCGAGGCAGCTGTGCATATGACCACCTTTCAGA ATTCTATACGATACAAACAAGATACCAGGAACCCTTTTATGAGGGTTACAGCTCTGGACAGTCTATCTGAGGAAG CACATGCAGGAGACAACCATACCGTTTTCATAGGAGGCATTGTTGACCAAGATCCAGGATGCAATATAGggcccccaagtg TGGACTCCTTCGATTCTTCCAGCACCTCCTCCGAGGAATGCTATGAAAACACAGGCAAAGATGTAGAGAATCTAATGATATCAG aAGGAATGGATCCATGGCAACCTCCAGTTACCCACAATGGAAATAACCACCTGATACCTTCAAGGAACCCTGATCAAACCCATTCACATGACCAGG gagtggctgatgggaaCAGTGGTGATTATGAGGAGGGCCACCTGAACTCTCCTGACCCCAACCAGTCCTCCTCAGAGGGTGACTATGATGACATCGCTAACTATCTGGACTCAAACCTAGAGCAAGGCTACTGA
- the LOC135550154 gene encoding T-cell differentiation antigen CD6-like isoform X2 has translation MNLVKLILILQTLQSCQAYKDDSSQTGKNASQSELNKNQTEPYITQQSNACSWSPRILRDEIWTSVTFTAESRDQVAHQICMELGCGGVYSLNETSAPPNSTCLTNCTYHEYHLQNCSHVVRINCTMVSDVVCEHQAVRLAGGEHRCAGRVELWRAGQQWGTVCDDEWDLRDADVVCAQLGCGYALSVTGQGGAFPRGKDAIYLDELKCTGKEENLWQCPASDESHDCGHKEDAGVVCSELKAVRLTGGVDRCSGKVEIHRNGSWGTVCDTCWGKEEASMVCSMLGCGEPVHFLAFIPPFTHNDSTLWYYQCFPNHTDLWQCKEYANKTTLCADSKAAGLICSGSHGRYLPVTTEATTTVLSRRPGPVTTASVSNDGFPFSMSLELLGCISLSFLLLMALVTNALLCCHYRRRDALLVQHRHANLQTPTEHDNDYRDSVNLIKVTTSSPTENYVPSNPRYQWTQSSVDSTSVDTDYEQCDLSTEAAVHMTTFQNSIRYKQDTRNPFMRVTALDSLSEEAHAGDNHTVFIGGIVDQDPGCNIGPPSVDSFDSSSTSSEECYENTGKDVENLMISGMDPWQPPVTHNGNNHLIPSRNPDQTHSHDQGVADGNSGDYEEGHLNSPDPNQSSSEGDYDDIANYLDSNLEQGY, from the exons ATGAATTTGGTGAAACTCATTTTAATCCTCCAAACGCTTCAATCTTGTCAAG CATATAAAGATGACTCCTCTCAAACTGGAAAAAATGCATCACAATCAGAGCTTAATAAGAATCAAA CTGAGCCCTATATAACTCAACAATCCAATGCATGCTCCTggagtcccaggatccttagagATGAGATATGGACTTCAGTCACATTCACTGCAGAGTCCAGAGACCAAGTAGCCCATCAGATCTGTATGGAACTTGGCTGTGGTGGAGTCTACAGTCTTAATGAGACCAGCGCACCACCCAACAGTACCTGCCTCACAAACTGCACCTACCATGAATATCATCTTCAGAACTGTTCCCATGTTGTGAGGATTAATTGCACAATGGTGTCCGATGTCGTTTGTG AGCATCAGGCTGTGAGGCTGGCTGGAGGCGAGCACCGCTGTGCTGGACGTGTAGAGCTGTGGAGAGCGGGGCAGCAGTGGGGCACGGTGTGTGACGATGAGTGGGACTTGAGGGACGCTGATGTGGTATGTGCCCAGCTTGGCTGCGGGTATGCTTTGAGTGTGACAGGGCAGGGTGGTGCCTTCCCTCGGGGCAAGGATGCCATCTACCTGGATGAGCTGAAATGTACTGGCAAAGAGGAAAACCTGTGGCAGTGCCCAGCGTCAGATGAAAGCCATGACTGTGGGCACAAGGAGGATGCTGGGGTGGTATGCTCAG AGCTGAAGGCAGTGAGGCTGACCGGAGGTGTGGACCGCTGTTCTGGTAAAGTGGAGATCCACCGTAATGGATCATGGGGGACAGTGTGTGATACCTGCTGGGGGAAGGAGGAAGCCTCAATGGTGTGTTCCATGTTGGGCTGTGGGGAGCCAGTTCATTTTCTAGCTTTCATACCCCCTTTCACTCACAATGATAGTACCCTGTGGTACTACCAATGCTTTCCAAATCACACAGACCTTTGGCAGTGTAAGGAGTATGCCAACAAGACAACATTGTGCGCTGACTCTAAAGCGGCTGGACTTATTTGTAGTG GATCACATGGACGATATCTTCCAGTTACAACAGAAGCAACTACAACAGTATTAAGCAGGAGGCCAG GCCCAGTGACTACAGCCAGTGTTTCAAATGATGGCTTCCCATTCTCCATGTCCCTAGAGCTGCTGGGGTGTATCTCCCTTTCCTTCCTTTTGCTCATGGCTCTGGTCACAAACGCTCTGCTTTGCTgccactacaggaggagagatg CTCTCTTAGTCCAGCACCGACATGCTAACCTGCAAACGCCAACTGAGCATGACAACGACTACCGGGACTCTGTGAATCTCATCAAAGTCACAACCAGCAGCCCAACAGAAAATTATG TCCCATCAAATCCCAGATATCAGTGGACCCAGAGTAGTGTGGACAGCACCTCAGTGGATACAGACTATGAGCAGTGTGATCTAAGCACCGAGGCAGCTGTGCATATGACCACCTTTCAGA ATTCTATACGATACAAACAAGATACCAGGAACCCTTTTATGAGGGTTACAGCTCTGGACAGTCTATCTGAGGAAG CACATGCAGGAGACAACCATACCGTTTTCATAGGAGGCATTGTTGACCAAGATCCAGGATGCAATATAGggcccccaagtg TGGACTCCTTCGATTCTTCCAGCACCTCCTCCGAGGAATGCTATGAAAACACAGGCAAAGATGTAGAGAATCTAATGATATCAG GAATGGATCCATGGCAACCTCCAGTTACCCACAATGGAAATAACCACCTGATACCTTCAAGGAACCCTGATCAAACCCATTCACATGACCAGG gagtggctgatgggaaCAGTGGTGATTATGAGGAGGGCCACCTGAACTCTCCTGACCCCAACCAGTCCTCCTCAGAGGGTGACTATGATGACATCGCTAACTATCTGGACTCAAACCTAGAGCAAGGCTACTGA